One Roseimaritima multifibrata DNA window includes the following coding sequences:
- a CDS encoding undecaprenyl-diphosphate phosphatase: MPWYHVVILAIVQGIAEFLPISSSGHLVLLGALMEIKDESASLEIILHTGTLASILVVYWKRILAMLKSDARVIPLLVIGTIPAAVVGLTIKSQFPELLKNPLLAGCMLLVTGCLLILLPCIPVGKTAYQGLSWRNSLLVGCFQAVAILPGISRSGSTIVGGRLLGLKNDDAVTFSFLLAIPAIMGATVLALKDLIKEPPSGENIGILAIGALVSFVVGFFALHWMIRWSRQGRLDWFAYWCIPVGLISIAYWAFA, encoded by the coding sequence ATGCCCTGGTATCACGTCGTCATCTTAGCCATTGTCCAAGGAATTGCCGAGTTCCTTCCGATCAGTTCTTCGGGCCACTTGGTTCTGCTGGGCGCATTGATGGAAATCAAAGACGAATCGGCATCGCTGGAAATCATCCTGCACACCGGAACCCTGGCGTCGATCCTGGTTGTCTACTGGAAACGCATCCTGGCGATGCTAAAGTCCGACGCTCGGGTGATTCCCTTGTTGGTGATCGGAACCATCCCTGCGGCGGTTGTCGGCCTGACGATCAAAAGTCAGTTTCCCGAATTGCTTAAGAACCCGCTGCTTGCCGGCTGCATGCTGCTGGTAACCGGCTGCCTCTTGATTTTGCTCCCCTGCATTCCTGTTGGAAAAACCGCATACCAAGGACTCTCTTGGCGAAACAGTTTGCTGGTCGGCTGCTTCCAAGCCGTTGCCATTCTCCCCGGGATCAGCCGAAGTGGATCGACGATTGTCGGAGGCCGTTTATTGGGTTTAAAAAACGATGACGCGGTAACGTTCTCGTTTCTGTTAGCCATTCCCGCGATCATGGGTGCAACGGTGCTGGCGCTGAAAGATCTAATCAAAGAACCACCAAGCGGCGAAAATATCGGGATTCTAGCGATCGGAGCCCTGGTTTCCTTTGTCGTCGGGTTCTTCGCCCTCCACTGGATGATCAGGTGGAGTCGCCAAGGTCGGCTGGACTGGTTTGCCTACTGGTGCATCCCCGTCGGCCTAATCTCCATCGCCTACTGGGCCTTCGCATAA
- the egtB gene encoding ergothioneine biosynthesis protein EgtB encodes MSEPLTPAESDGAALAKAYCDTRQFTQRIVQPLSAEDCMVQSMDDVSPTRWHLAHTTWFFETFALREEPDYPIYDECYNFLFNSYYNTIGQQFNRSRRGTISRPGLADIQKYRQHVDAEITKRLQSPEYVARKRAILEVGIQHEQQHQELILTDIKHVLSSNPVHPVYQDVPFDPCCSPHQDHPIRIDAGLHEIGHCGNGFAFDNESPRHPIYLPDAQLSNRLVTCGEFLAFMEEGGYQRPEFWLSLGWNTVNQERWQAPLYWTKQNDKWMQFTLAGLVPVNLDWPVCHVSLFEADAFARWSGKRLPTEFEWEIAATQNLQDSDSTKHGSSPDPITDPPFTNPPFADHLLADQRAIHPTRSPASLMGSVWQWTSSSYAAYPGYTPAPGAIGEYNGKFMCNQYVLRGGSVATHSTHIRPTYRNFFPAQTRWQFTGIRLAE; translated from the coding sequence GTGAGCGAACCACTCACCCCCGCAGAATCAGACGGCGCGGCGTTGGCCAAAGCGTACTGCGACACGCGACAATTCACCCAACGGATCGTCCAGCCTCTCTCGGCTGAAGACTGTATGGTCCAATCGATGGACGACGTCAGTCCCACGCGTTGGCACCTGGCCCATACGACTTGGTTTTTCGAAACCTTTGCGCTGCGAGAGGAACCGGACTATCCGATCTACGACGAATGCTACAACTTTCTATTCAATTCGTACTACAACACGATCGGCCAGCAATTCAATCGATCACGTCGCGGCACGATCTCTCGGCCCGGCCTAGCCGACATTCAAAAATACCGCCAGCATGTCGATGCCGAAATCACAAAACGTCTGCAGTCACCGGAGTACGTCGCCCGTAAGCGTGCCATTTTGGAAGTCGGCATCCAACACGAACAGCAGCACCAAGAATTGATCCTGACCGACATCAAGCATGTTCTCTCGAGCAACCCAGTGCATCCCGTTTACCAGGACGTTCCGTTTGATCCATGCTGCAGTCCCCACCAAGATCACCCTATACGCATCGACGCAGGCCTTCACGAAATCGGGCACTGTGGAAACGGTTTTGCCTTCGACAACGAATCCCCACGGCACCCTATTTACCTTCCCGACGCCCAGCTATCGAATCGCTTGGTGACCTGTGGTGAATTCTTGGCGTTTATGGAAGAGGGCGGTTATCAGCGGCCTGAATTCTGGTTGTCCCTCGGCTGGAACACGGTGAATCAAGAACGCTGGCAGGCTCCGCTTTACTGGACAAAGCAGAACGACAAGTGGATGCAATTCACGCTGGCGGGACTTGTTCCGGTAAACCTGGACTGGCCCGTCTGTCATGTCAGCCTATTCGAAGCCGACGCGTTTGCGCGATGGTCTGGCAAGCGACTGCCAACCGAATTTGAATGGGAAATCGCCGCGACTCAGAACCTGCAGGATTCGGATTCCACAAAGCACGGTTCCAGCCCTGATCCCATTACCGACCCACCGTTTACCAATCCACCGTTTGCCGATCATCTGCTTGCGGATCAACGAGCGATCCATCCGACCCGCTCGCCAGCATCGCTTATGGGAAGTGTCTGGCAATGGACCAGCAGCAGCTACGCCGCCTACCCCGGCTACACTCCGGCCCCCGGGGCGATCGGAGAATACAACGGAAAATTCATGTGCAACCAATACGTCTTACGTGGCGGCAGCGTCGCGACGCACAGCACTCATATCCGCCCGACCTATCGGAACTTTTTCCCCGCCCAGACACGCTGGCAATTCACCGGCATACGGCTGGCCGAATAA
- a CDS encoding carbohydrate-binding domain-containing protein, with translation MFRFSRLLRKSLQKNSRSAPKRLAPAWETCELEPRVMLAGDAGAVVADAATAPAAEMAERTPGTPSAAANDAVSDVSSGVTSTASSLLFVDSNVADFSQLTDQVGLKTEVILLDSARDGLDQISEILARRSNISSIHLLTHGQAGQIELAGQTIDRTTLENRSNQLQKWANALTPDADILLYGCHTGADQVGAQFVRRMANLTGADVAASNDMTGHKNSGGDWELEQQTGSIETSIAFAATATETYQGVLPISIRAAGATGEEQMSLQIDGVTVQTWNNIGGDFDAGEFETYTFDPGESIASDRIRVTFNNDIYEENGTDRNLRVDSITVDGQTLQTEDPSVYSTGTWKAEDGIAPGFRESEILHANGYFQFGQAATIGSRITIDAAGSTGEETMELRIDGQTVQTWQNVSGDPDNRNFNTYEYFASETVTADRIQVAFTNDLYDPNGIDRNLVVDKIQVDAIEYEAEAPEVFSTGSWKPEDGVQPGFRESEFLNSNGYLQFAADDTSGPRSTIRIFAAGTTNSEQMSLQINGVSWQSWDNIGGDATTGDFVAYTYQAEGVVSADNVRVAFTNDLLDGDFDRNLRVDRIEIDGVVFQTEAPNVFSTGTWLPEDGLVEGYRENEFLHTDGYFQYAAAPDNPGVIALSGSVLTASETDTEVAITVLRSGGSDGLSTVDFSTLDGTAIAGEDYLPQSGTLTFEPGQTEKTILVSILNDSLAEGNETFNFAIDNINGGATLLAPRTATVTIADDDTILPAYTDFSSLAGLTLNEDAVTSNNELLITTATRAEEGSAFFNAPLPINVDTSFQTQFQFKLDGGQQSLGADGFTFVLQNDPRGVNALGPGGGDLAYTGIVNSLAIKFDTYQNDGEINNNHISVVTNGDIANPLETRIPLLDINNGDIVNTWIEYNGNTNQLAVYVSDSTVKPEQPLIVSSIDLPALVGSQAYMGFTAATGGSYNNHRILNWNVNLETPSDILPPTPGSTLVGETLFAELNQPTDIDWNPDGTNMYISEKSGLIKVSRNGELQATPFVDIRNQVNDTRDRGLLDIAVHPDFENNPYVYLLYTYDPPEVYDNSGHSLAGPDKNGNRAGRLIRVTADASTNYTTAVAGSEVILLGANSTWDNFNGFANSTSDFNEPPAGILPDGSNVQDFIASDSESHTVGSLAFGADGNLFVSIGDGASYNRVDPRAVRVQDIDNLSGKILRIDPLTGAGLSDNPFFDVSDANANRSKVYQLGLRNPFRITVAPNSGDLFVGDVGWTKWEEINSAAAGANFGWPYYEGGSGTSVQTNGYKDLAEAIAFYNSGEIVTPSQFALNHGADGINAIVLGAVYSGDVYPEEYQGDLFFNDLGQGLVRNASLDVDGNVINVQNFTTDAGVVVSIQQGPDGTLHYVDLDDGLIGHWYFA, from the coding sequence ATGTTTCGTTTTTCCCGCCTCCTCCGCAAATCCCTTCAAAAAAACAGCCGTTCGGCTCCCAAACGACTGGCTCCTGCCTGGGAAACCTGCGAATTAGAACCTCGAGTGATGCTGGCCGGCGACGCCGGAGCGGTTGTTGCCGATGCTGCTACCGCACCCGCCGCCGAAATGGCCGAGCGGACTCCGGGCACTCCCTCGGCCGCCGCAAACGACGCCGTTTCCGATGTTTCCAGCGGCGTCACATCAACAGCATCCAGCCTTCTGTTTGTCGATTCCAACGTTGCCGATTTCTCGCAATTGACCGACCAGGTCGGCTTGAAAACCGAAGTCATTTTGCTCGATTCGGCGCGTGATGGCTTGGACCAAATATCGGAAATCCTGGCCAGGCGATCGAACATCTCCTCGATCCATTTATTGACCCACGGCCAAGCTGGACAGATCGAACTGGCAGGTCAAACGATCGATCGGACGACGCTTGAAAATCGCTCCAACCAGTTGCAAAAATGGGCCAACGCATTGACCCCCGATGCGGACATTTTGCTGTATGGATGCCACACAGGCGCCGATCAAGTGGGTGCCCAGTTTGTTCGCCGAATGGCTAATCTAACGGGCGCCGATGTGGCAGCCTCCAACGATATGACAGGGCACAAAAATTCAGGCGGTGACTGGGAACTGGAACAACAGACCGGCTCGATCGAAACGTCAATCGCTTTCGCCGCGACCGCAACGGAAACCTATCAAGGGGTCCTGCCCATCAGCATCCGAGCCGCTGGGGCAACGGGCGAAGAACAGATGTCGCTACAAATCGATGGTGTCACTGTCCAAACATGGAATAACATTGGCGGCGATTTCGATGCGGGCGAATTCGAAACCTATACCTTCGACCCCGGTGAAAGCATTGCGTCCGACCGAATCCGGGTCACTTTCAACAATGACATCTACGAGGAAAATGGAACGGACCGGAACCTCCGTGTTGACAGCATCACCGTCGACGGACAAACGCTCCAGACCGAAGACCCTTCGGTCTATTCCACGGGCACATGGAAAGCGGAAGATGGCATCGCCCCAGGGTTTCGAGAAAGTGAAATCCTGCATGCCAACGGCTACTTTCAATTCGGCCAAGCGGCAACCATCGGATCGCGAATCACGATCGATGCCGCCGGATCGACCGGCGAAGAAACAATGGAACTGCGGATCGACGGACAAACCGTTCAGACCTGGCAAAATGTTAGCGGCGACCCTGACAATCGGAACTTCAATACCTACGAATACTTCGCTTCGGAAACCGTCACTGCCGATCGAATCCAAGTCGCTTTCACGAACGATTTATACGACCCCAATGGAATCGATCGCAATCTAGTTGTCGATAAAATCCAGGTCGACGCGATCGAGTACGAAGCCGAAGCCCCCGAGGTCTTTTCCACAGGATCATGGAAACCAGAAGACGGCGTCCAACCAGGATTTCGAGAGAGTGAATTCCTGAACTCCAATGGCTATCTGCAGTTTGCCGCAGACGACACTTCAGGCCCTCGTTCAACGATTCGCATCTTTGCGGCCGGGACCACCAACAGCGAACAGATGTCTCTTCAGATCAATGGCGTGTCATGGCAATCGTGGGACAATATCGGCGGCGATGCGACCACGGGTGATTTTGTTGCCTACACCTACCAAGCTGAAGGAGTCGTATCGGCTGACAACGTGCGAGTCGCGTTTACCAACGACTTGCTGGACGGAGACTTTGATCGCAACCTCCGCGTCGACCGAATTGAAATTGACGGGGTTGTCTTTCAGACCGAAGCCCCCAACGTATTTTCGACCGGCACTTGGTTACCGGAAGATGGACTGGTCGAAGGGTACCGCGAGAACGAATTCCTCCATACCGACGGGTACTTTCAGTATGCAGCGGCACCTGACAATCCTGGTGTCATCGCCCTCTCGGGAAGTGTTCTAACCGCCAGTGAAACCGACACAGAAGTGGCGATCACCGTCCTTCGCAGCGGGGGAAGCGACGGCCTGAGCACTGTCGATTTCAGCACATTGGATGGGACCGCGATCGCCGGTGAAGACTACCTACCACAAAGCGGAACGCTGACCTTTGAACCGGGACAGACCGAAAAAACGATTTTGGTTTCAATCCTGAATGACAGCCTTGCGGAAGGGAATGAGACGTTCAATTTCGCCATCGACAACATCAACGGCGGAGCCACTCTGCTGGCACCGCGAACGGCTACCGTGACCATCGCCGATGACGATACCATCCTTCCCGCCTACACCGATTTCAGTAGCCTCGCCGGGCTGACATTAAATGAAGATGCGGTCACCAGCAACAATGAACTGCTGATCACAACCGCAACCCGAGCCGAAGAAGGGTCGGCCTTCTTCAATGCTCCGTTGCCGATCAATGTTGACACCTCTTTTCAAACTCAGTTTCAGTTCAAACTAGACGGCGGGCAACAGTCTTTAGGAGCCGATGGATTCACATTTGTGCTCCAGAATGATCCGCGTGGCGTGAACGCATTGGGTCCCGGTGGGGGCGACCTAGCGTACACGGGAATCGTCAATAGTTTGGCGATTAAATTTGACACCTATCAAAATGACGGAGAAATCAACAACAATCACATCTCCGTTGTAACGAACGGCGACATTGCCAACCCGCTGGAAACGCGTATCCCTTTGCTTGACATCAACAATGGCGACATCGTCAATACGTGGATCGAGTACAACGGAAACACCAATCAACTGGCCGTTTACGTTTCCGATTCCACGGTAAAACCAGAACAACCTCTGATTGTCTCCAGCATCGACCTGCCCGCTCTGGTCGGGTCGCAGGCCTACATGGGATTCACCGCTGCAACGGGTGGTTCCTACAATAACCATCGCATTCTGAACTGGAATGTAAACCTGGAAACGCCCTCCGACATTCTGCCACCGACGCCGGGATCGACGCTCGTTGGCGAAACCCTTTTCGCGGAGCTGAACCAACCGACAGATATCGACTGGAACCCGGACGGGACCAACATGTATATCTCGGAGAAATCGGGACTGATCAAGGTTTCTCGAAATGGAGAACTGCAAGCGACTCCATTTGTCGACATCCGAAACCAGGTTAACGACACCCGCGACCGCGGCTTGCTAGATATCGCCGTCCACCCTGATTTCGAAAACAATCCTTACGTCTACTTGCTGTACACCTACGATCCACCCGAGGTTTACGACAATTCCGGACATAGCTTGGCCGGTCCAGACAAAAATGGAAACCGAGCGGGTCGCTTGATTCGGGTGACCGCCGATGCGTCGACCAACTACACCACGGCCGTCGCGGGAAGCGAAGTCATCCTATTGGGCGCGAATAGTACCTGGGACAACTTCAATGGATTCGCCAACAGCACCTCCGACTTTAACGAACCACCTGCCGGGATCCTCCCGGACGGTTCCAATGTGCAAGATTTTATCGCCAGTGATAGTGAATCGCACACCGTAGGTTCGTTGGCGTTTGGAGCGGACGGAAATCTGTTTGTTTCGATCGGTGATGGGGCCAGCTACAACCGAGTCGACCCGCGGGCCGTCCGCGTCCAAGACATCGACAATCTCTCTGGCAAAATCTTGCGAATCGATCCACTGACCGGAGCCGGCCTGAGCGACAACCCTTTCTTTGACGTCAGCGATGCCAACGCAAACCGGTCCAAGGTCTACCAACTGGGGCTTCGCAATCCCTTCCGAATCACCGTCGCCCCCAATAGTGGCGACCTGTTTGTCGGTGACGTTGGCTGGACCAAATGGGAAGAAATCAATTCCGCAGCGGCCGGAGCCAATTTCGGTTGGCCCTATTATGAAGGTGGCAGCGGAACCAGCGTGCAAACCAACGGCTACAAAGACCTAGCCGAAGCGATTGCGTTTTATAACAGCGGAGAAATTGTCACCCCGTCGCAGTTTGCGTTGAACCACGGAGCCGACGGAATCAATGCGATTGTCCTTGGAGCGGTCTACAGCGGCGACGTCTACCCAGAAGAGTACCAAGGCGACTTATTCTTCAATGACTTGGGCCAAGGCTTGGTCCGCAACGCCAGCCTGGACGTCGACGGAAACGTCATCAATGTGCAGAACTTCACCACCGATGCCGGCGTGGTCGTGTCGATTCAGCAAGGCCCCGATGGGACGTTGCACTACGTCGATCTAGATGACGGATTGATCGGACATTGGTACTTCGCCTAA
- a CDS encoding DUF427 domain-containing protein, with the protein MKAIWNGSVIAESEATEIVEGNHYFPPGSVNPSFLTESTKTSTCPWKGLANYYNIVVDGKTNSGAAWYYANPHSQASQIKGHVAFWKGVEIQS; encoded by the coding sequence ATGAAAGCCATCTGGAACGGCAGCGTCATCGCGGAAAGTGAAGCGACCGAAATCGTGGAAGGGAACCACTATTTTCCTCCGGGATCCGTCAATCCGTCATTCCTGACAGAATCGACGAAAACGTCGACGTGCCCCTGGAAAGGGCTGGCGAACTATTACAACATTGTGGTGGACGGCAAAACAAACTCGGGTGCCGCGTGGTATTACGCGAACCCTCATTCCCAAGCTTCGCAAATCAAGGGGCATGTCGCCTTTTGGAAAGGTGTCGAAATTCAATCGTGA
- a CDS encoding sigma-70 RNA polymerase sigma factor region 4 domain-containing protein, with protein sequence MALDPRYKPILIAILAALGGCFASGPAPGESVSTSVSVPSAQLEQRAIEQIQRFGTTSFRNAGMPASEWRDSTQQLVVELLERLPRRDLASPLPQQPSETRQELNRAVWRIVKRWKRQRRHQSLFVEEAYQQSAHDNRRRNRWTLKDLEQLPDTLLTERQTSILRRLSEGESPQQIATALNLDPPQVSREKYLAIHKLRRAWLRSQQV encoded by the coding sequence ATGGCCCTTGACCCCCGCTACAAACCGATTTTAATCGCCATACTGGCTGCACTGGGAGGCTGTTTTGCCTCAGGCCCGGCACCTGGCGAATCGGTTTCCACGTCGGTTTCGGTCCCCTCCGCACAGCTGGAACAGCGTGCGATCGAGCAGATTCAGCGTTTTGGCACGACCAGTTTTCGCAATGCGGGGATGCCCGCATCGGAGTGGCGTGATTCCACGCAGCAATTGGTCGTGGAACTGCTCGAACGACTTCCCCGCCGCGACCTCGCCTCGCCGCTACCTCAGCAGCCCTCCGAGACTCGGCAGGAACTAAACCGAGCCGTTTGGCGGATCGTGAAACGCTGGAAACGCCAGCGCCGGCACCAATCCCTTTTCGTTGAAGAAGCCTACCAACAATCGGCGCACGATAACCGCCGCCGAAACCGTTGGACGCTGAAGGATCTTGAGCAACTGCCCGACACCCTTCTCACCGAACGGCAAACGAGTATCCTCAGACGCTTGAGCGAAGGGGAAAGTCCTCAGCAAATCGCAACCGCGCTGAACCTTGACCCACCGCAGGTCAGCCGGGAAAAGTACCTTGCCATTCACAAACTGCGTCGAGCCTGGCTCCGCAGCCAACAGGTTTAA
- the egtD gene encoding L-histidine N(alpha)-methyltransferase, with amino-acid sequence MNRQLATDAVRDIFRLDVLSGLSKKNKSLPCKYLYDERGSQLFDRICETDEYYPTRTELQIMEENADSIANQIGERVMLVEYGSGSSIKTVKLLESLRDPAAYVPVDISEEHLLRTAENLRSAFPDIAVLPVVADFTQPFELPKTGCDFSHIALYFPGSTIGNFTPAAAGELLEFMSSMLGDHGGLLIGIDLQKSPAVIEAAYNDALGVTSEFSLNLLKRINSELDGNFDLDQFKHKAVYQSNEHRIKVSIVSGRAQTVMIAGQEFDFEEGEEILTEYSHKYTIDGFADFAAQYGFSLHKHWTDPRQYFGLLHLVLDAPLP; translated from the coding sequence ATGAACCGACAGCTTGCAACCGACGCCGTCCGTGACATCTTTCGGCTCGACGTCCTCAGCGGGTTGTCAAAGAAAAACAAGTCGCTCCCCTGCAAGTATCTGTATGACGAACGCGGTTCGCAACTGTTCGACCGGATCTGTGAAACCGACGAATACTATCCGACCCGCACCGAACTCCAGATCATGGAAGAGAATGCGGATTCGATTGCGAATCAGATTGGCGAACGGGTGATGCTGGTCGAATACGGCAGCGGCAGCAGCATCAAAACAGTCAAATTGCTTGAATCGTTACGGGATCCGGCCGCCTACGTCCCGGTCGACATCTCTGAGGAACATCTGCTGCGAACGGCCGAAAACCTCCGGTCGGCTTTCCCTGACATTGCCGTCCTGCCGGTGGTTGCCGATTTCACTCAGCCATTTGAACTGCCAAAGACGGGATGTGATTTCTCGCACATTGCGTTGTATTTCCCGGGTTCTACCATCGGCAACTTCACGCCCGCGGCCGCCGGCGAACTGCTGGAATTCATGTCGTCCATGCTTGGCGACCATGGCGGACTACTGATCGGAATCGACTTACAGAAATCCCCCGCCGTGATCGAAGCGGCCTACAACGACGCTTTGGGAGTGACCTCTGAATTTAGCCTGAACCTGCTGAAACGAATCAATTCAGAACTGGATGGAAATTTTGATTTGGATCAGTTCAAACACAAGGCGGTTTACCAGTCAAACGAACATCGCATCAAAGTTTCGATCGTCAGCGGGCGAGCCCAAACGGTCATGATCGCCGGACAGGAATTTGATTTCGAAGAGGGGGAAGAGATCCTGACCGAGTATTCGCACAAATACACGATAGACGGCTTCGCAGACTTCGCGGCACAGTATGGATTTTCGCTACATAAACACTGGACCGATCCGAGACAGTACTTTGGGCTTCTGCACCTAGTCCTTGATGCCCCGTTACCGTAG
- a CDS encoding ABC transporter permease, which produces MPTPHRPHYGRVFLTFARNSLIRDMTFRTNFIFQCISSVSWTLMNIGFYMIIFQFTRSIGADTGWEKYHFYIFLATTWLINSLVQAFFMPNAEEFSELIRTGGLDFALLKPIDTQFLISFRRIDWSALSNFFVGLALLFWAVYRLMTDPVNPMTFSLLAAFLYVFYIGCGALIMYSLMICLSATSVWLGRNQTLYNFWFYITNFSRYPMEIYQRSWGWSLWGLFTFAIPVLVVVNVPARILARPLDPRAWWEVPLAVYALFATVISLAASRWIFKKSLGAYRSASS; this is translated from the coding sequence GTGCCGACCCCACATCGTCCGCACTACGGCCGCGTCTTTTTGACGTTTGCAAGAAACAGTCTGATTCGAGACATGACGTTTCGGACCAACTTTATCTTCCAATGCATCAGCAGTGTCTCCTGGACGCTGATGAACATTGGCTTCTACATGATTATCTTTCAGTTCACCCGTTCGATTGGTGCGGACACCGGGTGGGAGAAGTACCACTTCTATATCTTCCTGGCGACCACCTGGCTGATCAACAGTTTGGTCCAAGCCTTTTTCATGCCCAACGCAGAAGAGTTCAGCGAACTGATTCGGACGGGGGGCCTTGATTTTGCGCTCTTAAAACCGATCGATACGCAGTTCTTGATTTCCTTTCGCCGCATCGACTGGAGCGCCCTGTCAAACTTTTTTGTCGGTTTGGCCCTGCTGTTCTGGGCGGTCTATCGACTGATGACCGATCCGGTGAACCCGATGACCTTTTCGCTCCTAGCAGCGTTTCTGTACGTGTTTTATATCGGCTGCGGGGCGCTGATCATGTACAGCCTGATGATCTGCCTGTCCGCCACAAGTGTCTGGCTAGGCCGCAACCAAACTCTCTATAACTTTTGGTTCTACATCACCAATTTCAGCCGTTATCCGATGGAAATCTATCAACGGAGCTGGGGCTGGTCGCTATGGGGGTTGTTCACGTTTGCAATCCCCGTCCTGGTGGTCGTGAATGTCCCCGCACGCATCCTAGCGCGCCCCCTCGATCCTCGAGCCTGGTGGGAAGTCCCGCTGGCCGTCTACGCCCTGTTCGCCACCGTGATCAGCTTGGCCGCCAGTCGCTGGATCTTCAAAAAGTCACTAGGCGCGTACCGCAGCGCAAGTTCCTAG
- a CDS encoding DUF368 domain-containing protein produces MNLSTIDPVAEGSTVKASPAVSWHSDGMNVLRGYCMGAADTVPGVSGGTVALVLGHYQRLVTAISHFDPTALALLRERRWRAVGEHCDLRFLIGLAIGIAGGILSLASLMHWLLDHRMAETFAVFFGLILGSSVIVAKEIGTWNIQRGCLLIAGAAGAYQLSCLTAAGSDTSLGFIFFAGMISICAMILPGISGAFVLLLLGAYQPIMEQIKAFVAREITMPGFLQLVMFGCGCLTGLALFSRILRWLLDHRPGATFAMLLGLMLGSLRKLWPLQQATAETAAEKFSQRTWELVPPAAWEGSIAGLICLAAAAFFAVLAFEKFGQRKQAS; encoded by the coding sequence ATGAATCTCTCGACAATCGATCCCGTGGCTGAAGGAAGTACGGTCAAGGCTTCTCCCGCAGTTTCTTGGCACTCCGATGGAATGAACGTGCTGCGCGGTTACTGCATGGGAGCCGCCGACACGGTTCCCGGGGTCAGTGGTGGGACGGTCGCATTGGTTCTTGGCCATTACCAGCGGCTGGTGACGGCGATCAGTCACTTCGATCCGACGGCGCTTGCTCTGCTGCGGGAACGCCGCTGGCGGGCGGTTGGCGAACATTGTGATTTGAGGTTCTTGATCGGTTTAGCGATCGGTATCGCTGGCGGAATTCTCTCGCTGGCCAGCCTGATGCATTGGTTGCTGGATCACCGGATGGCCGAAACGTTTGCTGTCTTTTTCGGCCTGATTTTGGGCAGCAGCGTGATCGTTGCCAAAGAGATCGGCACGTGGAACATCCAGCGAGGGTGTTTGTTGATTGCCGGGGCGGCCGGAGCGTACCAATTAAGTTGCCTGACCGCGGCGGGTAGTGATACGTCGCTAGGATTCATCTTTTTCGCGGGCATGATCTCGATCTGTGCGATGATTTTGCCAGGAATCAGTGGGGCCTTCGTGTTGTTGCTGCTGGGCGCCTACCAGCCGATCATGGAGCAGATCAAAGCTTTTGTCGCAAGAGAAATCACGATGCCCGGTTTTTTACAGCTGGTGATGTTTGGCTGTGGATGCTTGACCGGTTTGGCCTTGTTCAGCCGAATCCTGCGTTGGTTGTTAGACCATCGCCCCGGAGCAACGTTTGCGATGTTGTTGGGATTGATGTTGGGATCGCTGCGGAAATTGTGGCCGCTGCAGCAAGCGACCGCGGAGACCGCCGCCGAGAAGTTTTCCCAGCGGACCTGGGAATTGGTTCCTCCGGCCGCATGGGAAGGTTCGATCGCCGGTTTGATTTGCCTAGCGGCCGCCGCCTTTTTCGCCGTCCTGGCATTCGAGAAATTTGGCCAAAGAAAACAGGCCTCCTAA